The Setaria viridis chromosome 6, Setaria_viridis_v4.0, whole genome shotgun sequence genome includes the window CAGAAAGCAAAACTGAGGACACGCACCTGTGAACTTGCCGAGCTGCTTGGTGAACTTGAGCGTCTGCATCGCGAGGTCGCGCGTAGGGGACAGGATGAGCGCGCGGACCCCGGCGCCCgggtcgcggcggcggagccggttCAGCATGGGCAGCAGGAAGGCGGCGGTCTTCCCGGAGCCCGTGCGGGCCATGGCAGcgacgtcgacgccggcgaggatgAGCGGCATGGTCTTGCGCTGGATCGGCGTGGGCACGCGGTACCCCTTGTGGCGCACCCCGCGGTAGACCTCCTCGCAGAGCCCCATCGACTCGAAGCCGCCCGACTTGGCCTTCTTGCTCCCGCCGGACTTGgccttcttgccgccgccgccgcccgccgacctGTCCTGCTtcggccgccgctgcggctcCGGGTTCggctccgccgcggcgtccaTGCCGGAGGACGACGAGGGCTTGGGCTTCCTGGTGGATCTGGACTTGGCGGGGGTTAGGCGAGCCATGGACGGcaggagggagaagggagaggggTGGGTTTAGGGCTTTATCAAtgtcggccgccgcggcgaggttggggcggagggaggaggagaggaggggagaggcaAGGCAGGTTGGGAGAGATGGGCTGGGCCAAGAGAGAGATAATTTGGCCCATTTCTTGGTCCACAGTTTATTTTACTAGATTTATTTAGGAAAAATCTATATGGCGACAGGTTCGCGCTCGACTGGAAACGCGCGACGCTCACGGCATGTTACGCGTCCGTGGGCTGGCCCACGAGGTTGTGGGAGTAGGCTGCAACCAGATCAATGATGCATGTATTTTGGAATAGTTTTATGTGCTGACAATTTATAATACTGTGTAGTAGCTAGTTGTGTAGCTACTTACATGCAGAACGTATTGACCCATCTAAAGTGTCTATATAAGTTGCCAGATGGTTTCTAAATAAATTGATACATTGTGGCCATATAACTTGTTACACTGTCTTTACATAAGTTGCCGTGtattttttatacaaaatattAATAGTAAGTTGATACAAATTCATTATATAAGTTAAGTTGGTACTGGACACGCAAGTTTTATACATGTTCGTTTACATTTTTTTAACAGATAAACAAGTCAAGTTGCtacctccaaaatacaacataagtCGCTACACGGTCCATATAAGTTAATAGTCATATAAAATATTTTCAAAACATATCAAATATAGATCTTATTTTGTAGATCTTGTCACAAAGATCGTAATGatgaaaacaaattaaaaaatggATACTTGATGAGGGAGTAACGCTCATTTAAAGAAAAGACAACTTGTTATGTTCGCTTACGTCAGCATGATGTCGTTCTGAAAGCAACATTCCTTACTTTGGGGTTTGCTCAGACATCATGTCTCTGAGTTCAGAGCGGGTCGCGCCGTCCGCATGCGCGCGATCGGTCGCGGGTTAATGTGATCCATTTATTTATGAAAAATTCATGTTTTCATATCGTAGCAGAGTTTGCAGGTGCTACGACTAATTCTACTCAAAATGCACGGATGATTTCAATACAGATCATCGAGCTGCCGATGTCTGCGACTGAAACTTCCCATCTGGGCTTGATCATGCCGTCCGGAGCTCACATTTCATCCAAGCACCATGGGTTGCAACGcctagggcgtgattggttcgGTGAACATGATCTGACCAGGATCGCCAGATGCACGATTCGCTAGTTTGGTTGGCTGTGTCTGCGTCTGCGGCTGAGGCTGAGGCCGGTTCGCTGGATGCAAATGGTGCCGCTGAGCTTGGCTCGTGGGATACGGATTGTATCTGCGGGTCAATCACTCTGGATGCATGCGTGTAGTTCGGCAACCAAACATCTGCTCTGATTGGCCTGGACGTACATATGCACGCAACCAAACGTGGTGCCTCTGTACGCGGTCAGCCTGGCCAAAAGGAGCCAGGCTTCGTTGATGCGAGTAACCTGAAAAAATCGGGTCGGGTTATTCGGGTTTCCGTAAATTCGGGTTTTGAAAACTGCAACCCGAGATTCGATCAGGGAAAAGGAAACCCGACAATTCGGTTACCCGATATTTCGGGTTCGGGTTCGGGTTCGATAACCCCGAATATCCCGACTATAGTTAGCGCTTAGCACAATCCTCAGCGATTCCTAGCATCGTTGAATTGAATCGATAAGAAATTTCAAAGAAATCCAAACAAAACGCACTGGACAAGACAAGACATCCAATCAATTGATGAATTTCCAAAGCAAATTAAAGAAGCAGTAAAAGTTAAGCATTCATCGAACAGGACAATGGCATAAACATTCGAGAATAGGAGCTGAGCATTAAAGATTGTACAGATCAACAATTCTATAGAGTAGTCACAGATCTGAATCAAAGACGCTTTCGTGCTTGCAGGTTGCTCCGTTGCTGCCGAATTAGATAGGATAGGAAGTCCCCGATGCCTCTGGCCCTCTGTGTCTGCGATGACGAGCACGAGCTCCAAGCGAACCTGGTTCTTGCCTTCTCGCGGTAGATGGTGAGGTGGCCCAGCTTCCCGTCCTTTTGCATGCTCGAGGACAGCGAGCCGGAGATGGGGACTGGcactagcggcggcggccggcatgcGTCGACAACACGGGAGGCCGAGCCGCGGAGATGCAGCGCATGGGGAGGGGGCAGCGCGTGGTAGCGTGGGGATGTCGCTGGAGGATCGGGGTTGGGAGAAGCTAGCCTAGGGTTACTACTTACTGCTGTTGGGGGTGCTATATGGGCCGTGCGAGATATAAGGTTTAGTTGGGCTGGGCTGCTATGCACGTGCTGGGGTAAACATCGGCTTTTTCGGGCTGTTCGGGTACCGGAGTTCTTAACCCGAACAAACCTAAATATTTTCGGGTTTTGAGACTCAGAACCCGAATAGTGATCGGGTGTTTTGGATTCGGGTAATATGGGTTCGGGTTTTCTGCCCACCCCTACCAATCACGCCACTAGTGAAGATAGGCCATGTATCGTTGACGTAGCTCATGTCTCTAGACCctccaaaaaaaattctatCTAGACCATCAATCGTTTTAACCCGTAAGCGGCTTCCTAATATTTACATAGCTATGGAGTTGGGACAAAACGCCTAGAACATAGACGAATAAAAATTCAACTGTAGAACGTTGACTCTTACTCAAAAATTCAAGTGCTGAAAGAGGGATAAATAAATTGACAATGCAAAAAACAAGCAGAATATGGAAATAGAGGCGCAAGAGGTGACGCACACACCAAGGACCATACACTGTGGACAACATCTCCTATTTTGTCTATTTATAAAAGTTTTAGAGACGGCCACACACAACATCGCTTGAAATGGAGGCCAAAACTACAAACATAGCTGGAAGCTCATCTACTCAGCACAACAATAAACCACATACAACTCAACGATACAGTCATAGTAACAGAGTGCTAAAATAAACTTCGAACTTCTACACAGAATAACTTCTTGCACACATAATGTAGCAACGCAGATAGAACAACTTCTTGCACACACATAATGTAGCAAAGCAAGTACAGGACTTGTGAGTTAATTGTGGCCCCTGCCATCATCGACATTCATTGTCGTACACAAGACATTAAAACGAACAAAAGGAGGGTGCAGAAAACGCAAGAAATGCATCACAAATGCAATTGATCTATCAAAAAATATAATTACGCAAAGTATCTCATCAGTGCTCGGCTTCTCGTATACATTTCTACATCAGAACAGGAAAATAATAGAAACCATCAATTCAGTCTCACTAAAAATGGTTTTTTTGCTTGTAGTACAGTATGAGCTTACAAGTGAGATCACAGTTGATGAGTGACGTAAATCAGAAAAGATCATACAAGGTGACAGACTTAGCTTCATGCCTTTGCTCTTCCTGATAGTCCTGATTCGACTTTCTTTATCTCAAATATAAGCATCCTCCACATCTTGAGGACAAACATCTCTGCCTCAACATCCAAAATTGACTGTAGGAGCTCCAGCATCTTTTCTGCCTGGACGTGGTCTTTTGTGCAAGATACAATGTAATCCACCAAAGTTGATTCCTCCTCACCAAGAAATTCGATGATCTTTTTTGAAATCCAAGGCCTCATTCTCTCGTGCAACTCATGCTGCACCAAGCAAATAACAAATCCTAATGTTGAATACAATGACAACAGATGAACAGAAATGCATGTACAACAAGAAAAATTGGATGACAGAGACTCGGGGGTGGGGTGGCAAAAAAAACATGTAGTCTGGCTTCAAGAGTGACCAGCTGATATTTCATCAGCTGAATTTTGGGCAGCATGAAGATAAATACCAGGCTTGATAAGTATATGTTTTTGGGTGGTTTACAAATCTATACTAGCTACAAACTCATGGGAACAGCACCAGCTGTTAATGGATTGGTCTACAAACACACGTGTGAAATAAACAGAAATGACATGCATGTGCAAAGTAGTGAAAATAACTTAAGAACAGATGAAGGAACATGTCACTATTCAGCTTCCGAGTTAATAAAAATGCAAGCTCATAGATTCAATTTCACCTTGTCATATATCGCCCAGTTTATATCATAGGCGAAAAGCTCTTCCTTTGTCCTTGGGATCATGTCAATTAATTGTTTTGCATCCAAAATCTTCTTGTTCTCTGACTTGGGCTTCTCTTTCTCTCGATCATGCACTTTTTCCCTCCGTTCATCATTAACACGAGCTTCACTGGATCTCCTATTCCTATCCTTATCGGTTTCACTCTTCTCTTCCTTCGAATTTGAAACTGAGATGCGCTTGGCAAACTCAGCAGCTGCTGCAACATTTGGCCCAGCAGAAGAATTGGCCTGCACAGCTTGTAATTCCTCATTGGAGTAATCGATAGGCACTAGAGGTCTTATGGTTTTATCAACATTATTCTCGTCATCCTCTTCAGCAAAAACTGATGGAACAGATGTCCTTTTACCAGAACCAACCAGACCAAAACCCAGTTTCTTTGCTGGGGCGTTGCTGTTTTGCTTGGTATCTGGGATTTGACCTGGTGCCATGCTTGTTTCATCACTGATACTTTCTTTGCGAAGTCCATCACCTGGGGAAtgcaaggaaaagaaagggatgAAACAGGAACATgatattctaaaaaaaattgaaacagcaacaaggcaaaTGAGATAAACTGGTAAAAAAGATGGTTCACACTCACCAACACCAGCACCATTAGCAAAGCTTGCAATGTTATCAACTTCCACAACAGCTGGCTTGTTGTGTGCAATTgtttccttttcatcatcaccatcaaccTCCATAAGTGTAGCAGACTCTTCAGCAGCTGCGgccgctgctgcagctgcttcaTCTGCCTGCCGTTGCAACTCTACAGCTCGCCTCCTTGCTTCCGCaatttcctcttcctctcttaCTTTATCAGCCATATCTTCCTCCTTTTCACGTTGCCTCCTCCTTTTCCTCTCTTCAAGTGTGCTACTACTCCTTCGCTTCCTTTTCCTATTATCCTCTTCATCACTCTCATCTTCCTGCCTCAGGATCTCCCTTCTGCGGTCCCGTTCTctatctttctccttttccttttcattctGTCGCTGatattctttctctctctccctagaTTCCCACTCCTTGAGGCGATCCCTGAAATGCTTTTCTGCTTCTCTATGCTTATAATCCTTCTCTCTATCCCTTTCTCTGTCCCTCCTAACTCTTTCACGCTCACGGTCACGTTCATACCTTTCAAGATCTTTGTCCCGTTTGTCCTTATCACGTTCTTTATCCTTCCTCCTATCAGGAGAGCCAGTTTCTGATCTTTCAGTTTCATTAGCTGCCCTTTTATCAGTGTCAGCATCATTCTTATCATCAGAATCTGCATCAGCAACAAATCAATGGTTAAGGCAATGCAATTATTAGGCAAAAAAAGGAAACACAATTAGCAGAACTCTACCAGTTTTCGTGATATCTACACCAGAACTATCTGCTGATGGTTgaactggtggtggtggtggggggggcGGGGGTCTAGTCTTTAACCACTCTTCTATCATACTGCTTATTTTTTCTGCAACGTCCTTATCAGCCTCGGAGTCTTCATCAGTAACGATTCCAAATTTCTTAGTGTTCTCTTCACTGTCCTTATCTACAGAATCTCTTGTCACCTTATCTGATTCATCAGGAACAGGCTTTGATGATTCAGTTTCAGCAACAGCTGTAGTGCCATCCCCACCTCCATCTTCTGTTTCTTTCGCCTTATCTTGTGCCCTCTTCTTTTCCTCAACATGTTTCTTCAGGTACTCCTTGGTGGCATCGTTAATATTAATCTGGTACAAAAAGAAAGATGAACGGACATATTAAATAGAATTAATACTAGTTTAAGAACTTACTAAAATATACATTGGATTAACAGGATGATGAACAGATATGAAACTGCGACCAAAACATTATTTGATAAATTAAAATACGTTATGCTGTGTATAGATTCTAGAGCTTTAAGTTAAGTATAGTAGTGAAGCAAAGACGTTCAATTTGTATTCACGTCTGTATAACATTTGATGTGTATCCACATCCAAGATTGTATTGCGTTCAATTTAAATTATGGAAACAAATGCGGTAAAGGCACTATCCAAATCATATCCAATCCATTTCCAGCCCTAACTTTGGCTCCTCAACTTTGCACTGTGATCTAAAAGAAACCAGAACATGATCATGACATCATGAAagactaaggccctgtttggaacaGCGGTGGGGAGAAGCACTTCTCAGATAAGCTGCACTAATATGGGAAAAGTGCTTCTCTGATAAGCAGGCCTAGTCCAGCTTCTGCGTTTTAGTACAAATGGGAGCTGTGGAGAGAAGCACGGCTAGGAGAAGCTGGAAAAAAGCGCGCCGTTTGGCTTCTAGTTTCAGCTTATTTTGACCATAAGCAGGATTTAAGTtgttccaaacagggcctaatttGAACAACTGCCGCTATCTTAATATTGAAGATGTAACTAAACAACATGCAAACAGTTTTCAATTATCATGCAGTGTCATATAGTTTATGTATGCCATAGCTCTTCCAAAGGAACTTAACTGCTAGACAGCGCTctttgaaaaaagaaataggCAACAATGCATACCACCAACTCCTGACCATCAATGCTCAGTTTGTTGAGAAGCCGTGTTGCACGAAGGATGCCCTCAGCAGATTCAAATTCACAAAACCCAAAACCTTTAGGTTTTCCATTACTTGGATCTTGGGCACGCTTCCAACTCTTGACAGATCCACAAAGCTGAACATGGTCAAACATTAGACAGAAAGTTAAAAGACTTGTCTTATAAAGCAAAAAATCGTACTGATATAGGAACAAATCAGCCCTTCTATACATACATCTTAAAATCACTGAAGAAAAGAAGACATACCCGAAGAAGTGAAAGAAGGAAATCATTGTCTACTGTTGGAGCAATCTTGCCAACGTAAACTGCTGTCGGTGGTTTATCAGCCGGCGTAACAGTTGGAGCAGGTGGCCTGGCAGCTGGGGCTACCAAAGGAGGAACACCACGGATCCCAGGAATTATTGGTGGCCGCTGAATTGGCACAACACCAGGTGGAGGCATTGGACGTGGAACAAAGCCTGGACGAACCATAGGATACAGTGCGGGATAACGCATTCCTGCAGAGAGAGACAAAAGAGACATCTAtgcaaccacattagtaacaaCCCATGAAGTAAAACAATAAGTAGACAAATTAATCCTCTGAACAGATAGTGCACAAATTAAACCTTGGAACACATAGTGCACAAACTAAACATCTGAAGACATATGGAATCAAAGAATATAGACATCTGGAAACACTGAAGGTACCCAATGGCATCAGCAAATAAGAGCTAACTGAATAGGTAAGCAAGTATCTTGCCAGTTCAGAATACAATAATGAACATCGACAAAAGCAATATCTTGCTCAAATGAAAGGAGCTAGTAAAGCTGGCCTTACCTGTCAGCGCCTCACGGACAGGATAACATACTTGTTTTGGTTATTTTGAAACTCGGTATAGCTCACGCCATTGCAATGCACTACTCAGATATAAGAGCTTAGGCAAATGTGTCACTATCTCTACACTTCGTATCAACAAGAGAAATAAATGAAACCAACACAAATAAGGTATAACCGGCATACGGAATTTAGACAGCAGAAAATCATGAtaccttagcaagtttttggaACAACCCACAGCTGAAGCATCTAAGTACATAAAGAAACTGAGCCTAATTAAGCAGTGAGACGAGCTAAAGCATGTAAATCAATTAGACAATGTAAACATAACcaattcaaattcaaacatTTGGCATACCACACTCAGTGAGGGAGCAAATGATTTAGGGCTTCAGTTAGAGCAGCAGAATGAAACGTGAGCCGGCACTTCTCGCTGTGGGGAGTAAAGGCTGGCACGACCACCGCTGTAGCAGAGAAATATCCGGTCATCGTTATCAAGCAAGCGAGCCGATCCCAGTTTCTCTAACACTAAACTAGTAGCAGCACATCTCTTAAACACTGACCAAAAACCTACCCACGTCCGACGCACAAATCCTAAATCCTCTCAATTCTCCCCAAACCCACTAGAGATCCTCAACACTGCATCTCATGGAACGCCTCGAGAGTTCAGAGGTAACACCAGATACAAATAGCAGGCGAGGCATAGATTAATCATCGTTAATTAATTACACGGACAGTCGAGCGTCTCTGAGGAGGTTAACGGAGAAGGAGATCGGGGACCCACCGGGATGGGGGACAGCAGCGCCTGGCTGCGGCATGTAGGCGCCCGGCTGGGGCGGCGCGTACATGGGCGGCGGGCGCACGGCGCCCGGCGGCATAACGGCGGGGACGCCCGGTGGCTGCATCGGCTGCGCCATCGGGTATCCCGGGTTCGGCGGCACCGCGCCGTACTGCGGCAGCTggtgcgggggcggcgggggcgcgccgAGCGGGCGGAAGCTGGCGGCGAAGGAGACCGGCGCGGGGGGCATCGGCGGCGGGACCGCCGCCGGAGGAGTGGAtacgggggcgggggcgggggcgggggcggggggtgGGTTAGGGTTTGGGCTTGGCGCCGCGCGGCCCGGGGTCGCGGGGTTCGgcggggtggaggtggtggcggggggCGGGGTGAGCGCGGCGGGGGGAGCCGCcggagcggaggagggaggagtggACGGCGGCGGGTCCAGGTTGTCGGGCGGAGGCGCGACGGCCGCCATGGtgagagggaggggggaggagccgccgaggaggtggtggttggTTTGGGTTCGATTTCGAGCACGGGGAGCCGGTCGGGGGTGAAAGATTGATTGGGTCGAGACGGCTCTGGAGTCTGGATGCGCTTTTGGGCCTTGGCCTGTTCGTCGATTGGGCTTCTCTTAAAATGGCCTAATTGGGCTTGATTCTGGTGGGCTATATTTCTGAATGCAATCGGATATACGTGCAGCTTCCTGTCTCACAACACGAGTACACATGATCACACTGTTAAAATCAACTCTTCCATTTGCCGCGCGTCAGCAAAAGCAAATACCACACGGCGTCACGGCCTCACGGGTCTGCGACCCTGCGTGCGTCTGCATCCTCCTGTTTTGACCTGCCACCTTGGCATCCTTTTGGCTTGATTGCATGCCACGAGCCGGTTCAGTAGGCAGCCGTGGACGTGGAGCCAATGCCAGTGGCCGTCGCTTTCGGCGCGCAGAGAGATGGAAGGAAGAATCCGCGGCCCTGGCTTGGCTCCGCGAGCGAAGTGACCCTGACCCCCCAAACCAATCCCTTTTGGCCTCTGCCCTTGAGTTCCTGACCCGTCTACTCGAGAAATTCAcgaacgacctgcaatttggaatcTACAATTTGGACGGTGCAGTTGATTATTACTGACGCCACCACGGCTTTGCCGTAGCCTCGGTCGCTCTCTCCTCATCTGCAGCCATACAATTTTGTACCATCACGCTGCCGCAGAACCATGCGGTCGCACGGCTCGCAATCCCGACCTTGCAAAACGTGCTGCGTGATTCACGTGCGACTTGCAAAGCGCGCGGTTCCTGAATCGGGTAGCGTCAGCATCGGAATTTCCCGCCGCTGGACCCTGGAGGACAGGCCAGAACGAACACGAGTGCGAGCGTCAGCAAGATCCCAGATTTCCCGCGATCGAACTGCCATATGAACAGAGCCAGATCCGCGGCGGAAAATCGACGGGTCCGCGCGACAATTCTGCTCCCCTTCAGAAGCTCTGGGTCGTACGTCTCACTCTCATGGGCGAGTGAGCtgcccccggcggcgccgggcgctcTCTCGGCTCGGCGAGATGAATGGATTGGACGCGCCCGCCTGACCGCAACCGGCCGAGCCCATATTCCTCACGCAACGGCTTTCAacggctcgctcgctcgctcgctcggcgGATGGATCTCTTTCACGATCACGCAACTCATTTCGTCAACCGTCCCTGCTACAATGCGTCATCCCGCTTTGTTTAGAGCCCTTTTGTGAGTATTCACTATTCAATCTTCCAGGTCGTTTTCATTCTGACC containing:
- the LOC117860307 gene encoding RNA-binding motif protein 25 isoform X2; this translates as MSLLSLSAGMRYPALYPMVRPGFVPRPMPPPGVVPIQRPPIIPGIRGVPPLVAPAARPPAPTVTPADKPPTAVYVGKIAPTVDNDFLLSLLRLCGSVKSWKRAQDPSNGKPKGFGFCEFESAEGILRATRLLNKLSIDGQELVININDATKEYLKKHVEEKKRAQDKAKETEDGGGDGTTAVAETESSKPVPDESDKVTRDSVDKDSEENTKKFGIVTDEDSEADKDVAEKISSMIEEWLKTRPPPPPPPPPVQPSADSSGVDITKTDSDDKNDADTDKRAANETERSETGSPDRRKDKERDKDKRDKDLERYERDRERERVRRDRERDREKDYKHREAEKHFRDRLKEWESREREKEYQRQNEKEKEKDRERDRRREILRQEDESDEEDNRKRKRRSSSTLEERKRRRQREKEEDMADKVREEEEIAEARRRAVELQRQADEAAAAAAAAAEESATLMEVDGDDEKETIAHNKPAVVEVDNIASFANGAGVGDGLRKESISDETSMAPGQIPDTKQNSNAPAKKLGFGLVGSGKRTSVPSVFAEEDDENNVDKTIRPLVPIDYSNEELQAVQANSSAGPNVAAAAEFAKRISVSNSKEEKSETDKDRNRRSSEARVNDERREKVHDREKEKPKSENKKILDAKQLIDMIPRTKEELFAYDINWAIYDKHELHERMRPWISKKIIEFLGEEESTLVDYIVSCTKDHVQAEKMLELLQSILDVEAEMFVLKMWRMLIFEIKKVESGLSGRAKA
- the LOC117860307 gene encoding RNA-binding motif protein 25 isoform X1 — translated: MAQPMQPPGVPAVMPPGAVRPPPMYAPPQPGAYMPQPGAAVPHPGMRYPALYPMVRPGFVPRPMPPPGVVPIQRPPIIPGIRGVPPLVAPAARPPAPTVTPADKPPTAVYVGKIAPTVDNDFLLSLLRLCGSVKSWKRAQDPSNGKPKGFGFCEFESAEGILRATRLLNKLSIDGQELVININDATKEYLKKHVEEKKRAQDKAKETEDGGGDGTTAVAETESSKPVPDESDKVTRDSVDKDSEENTKKFGIVTDEDSEADKDVAEKISSMIEEWLKTRPPPPPPPPPVQPSADSSGVDITKTDSDDKNDADTDKRAANETERSETGSPDRRKDKERDKDKRDKDLERYERDRERERVRRDRERDREKDYKHREAEKHFRDRLKEWESREREKEYQRQNEKEKEKDRERDRRREILRQEDESDEEDNRKRKRRSSSTLEERKRRRQREKEEDMADKVREEEEIAEARRRAVELQRQADEAAAAAAAAAEESATLMEVDGDDEKETIAHNKPAVVEVDNIASFANGAGVGDGLRKESISDETSMAPGQIPDTKQNSNAPAKKLGFGLVGSGKRTSVPSVFAEEDDENNVDKTIRPLVPIDYSNEELQAVQANSSAGPNVAAAAEFAKRISVSNSKEEKSETDKDRNRRSSEARVNDERREKVHDREKEKPKSENKKILDAKQLIDMIPRTKEELFAYDINWAIYDKHELHERMRPWISKKIIEFLGEEESTLVDYIVSCTKDHVQAEKMLELLQSILDVEAEMFVLKMWRMLIFEIKKVESGLSGRAKA
- the LOC117860307 gene encoding RNA-binding motif protein 25 isoform X3; the protein is MRYPALYPMVRPGFVPRPMPPPGVVPIQRPPIIPGIRGVPPLVAPAARPPAPTVTPADKPPTAVYVGKIAPTVDNDFLLSLLRLCGSVKSWKRAQDPSNGKPKGFGFCEFESAEGILRATRLLNKLSIDGQELVININDATKEYLKKHVEEKKRAQDKAKETEDGGGDGTTAVAETESSKPVPDESDKVTRDSVDKDSEENTKKFGIVTDEDSEADKDVAEKISSMIEEWLKTRPPPPPPPPPVQPSADSSGVDITKTDSDDKNDADTDKRAANETERSETGSPDRRKDKERDKDKRDKDLERYERDRERERVRRDRERDREKDYKHREAEKHFRDRLKEWESREREKEYQRQNEKEKEKDRERDRRREILRQEDESDEEDNRKRKRRSSSTLEERKRRRQREKEEDMADKVREEEEIAEARRRAVELQRQADEAAAAAAAAAEESATLMEVDGDDEKETIAHNKPAVVEVDNIASFANGAGVGDGLRKESISDETSMAPGQIPDTKQNSNAPAKKLGFGLVGSGKRTSVPSVFAEEDDENNVDKTIRPLVPIDYSNEELQAVQANSSAGPNVAAAAEFAKRISVSNSKEEKSETDKDRNRRSSEARVNDERREKVHDREKEKPKSENKKILDAKQLIDMIPRTKEELFAYDINWAIYDKHELHERMRPWISKKIIEFLGEEESTLVDYIVSCTKDHVQAEKMLELLQSILDVEAEMFVLKMWRMLIFEIKKVESGLSGRAKA